One Rosa chinensis cultivar Old Blush chromosome 5, RchiOBHm-V2, whole genome shotgun sequence genomic region harbors:
- the LOC112164997 gene encoding putative wall-associated receptor kinase-like 16: MATFQGILLIIQFSFVIIGVLIVSTTAAAPQALPNCPDKCGNLTVPYPFGMAEGCYRGNAFFVNCSQATDPPVAYLTKNGTVIITNISFAAGELQISTFIARDCYSSSALRTRRNSPVLRLPSPYTISDTKNKFIAVGCDTYAIFKGFRGTEQSITGCMSVCNSLESVDQNSCSGVGCCQTNIPSGLHNRTVTLDSYSNHSGIWDFNPCSFAFIVEETQFKFSGNTSFQQLNSTTRLPMILNWAIGDEPDPCDVAQKRQDFVCKQNSKCVNPTNRNGYICQCLEGYEGNPYHPDGCQDIDECKDPNLCNHGECKNLAGSYTCLCSKGYKLDSMNDKSCIKENPKNNSKMTLLLIISLSVSIDLLVLFVGISWICCGIKRRQYTKLKEKYFKENGGLLLLQQLASHGGTVETTKIFSTEELEKGTNNYHESRILGEGGYGTVYKGILPDDKVVAIKKSKGGAPTQSDQFVNEVIVLSQINHRNVVKLLGCCLETEVPLLVYEFITHGTLYEHIHKKRSSLSFELRMKIAVETAEALAYLHSSTSNPIIHRDVKAENILLDDAYTAKVSDFGASRLIPSGQTEIQTLVLGTFGYLDPEYLQSNQLTEKSDVYSFGVVLVELLTSKMALSKDSCLTSIFLSSMDEDCLNQILDDDIVNEGNIETVKNVASLAKRCLRVKGEERPTMKEVAMELEGMRITAKHPWGTNVGFCPEENEYLLGSLDSDAYVLDVRGGGGSSSGLTTGTGYDSMQIQMLMPYGDGR, from the exons ATGGCGACCTTTCAGGGTATCTTGCTCATCATCCAATTCTCATTCGTAATCATCGGAGTACTGATTGTAtcaacaacagcagcagcaccTCAAGCGCTGCCTAACTGCCCTGACAAATGTGGTAATCTTACAGTTCCTTACCCATTTGGCATGGCGGAAGGTTGTTACCGAGGAAATGCCTTCTTTGTCAATTGTAGTCAAGCAACCGATCCCCCAGTAGCATATTTGACCAAAAATGGCACCGTCATCATTACCAACATATCCTTTGCTGCGGGAGAGTTGCAAATATCAACTTTTATAGCTCGAGATTGCTATAGTTCCTCAGCTCTGAGAACCAGAAGGAACAGCCCTGTGCTACGGCTGCCTTCTCCTTACACCATCTCTGATACCAAAAACAAATTCATTGCCGTTGGTTGTGACACTTACGCAATTTTCAAAGGATTCCGGGGCACAGAACAGTCCATAACTGGGTGCATGTCAGTATGTAACAGCCTAGAAAGCGTTGATCAGAATTCTTGCTCCGGGGTTGGGTGTTGCCAAACAAACATTCCCAGTGGACTGCACAACCGTACTGTGACACTGGATAGCTATAGCAATCATTCAGGTATTTGGGACTTTAACCCTTGCAGCTTTGCATTCATTGTTGAAGAGACACAGTTCAAGTTCTCCGGGAACACAAGTTTTCAACAACTGAACAGCACTACACGGCTTCCAATGATTCTTAATTGGGCAATTGGGGATGAGCCAGACCCATGTGATGTAGCTCAAAAGAGGCAGGATTTCGTATGCAAGCAAAATAGCAAGTGTGTGAATCCCACAAATAGGAATGGTTACATTTGCCAGTGCTTGGAAGGTTATGAAGGGAACCCATACCACCCAGATGGGTGCCAAG ATATTGATGAGTGCAAGGATCCAAATCTCTGCAACCACGGAGAGTGCAAAAATTTGGCGGGAAGTTACACTTGTTTGTGCTCAAAAGGATACAAGCTCGACAGCATGAATGACAAGAGTTGCATCAAAGAGAATCCCAAAAATAACTCAAAGATGACTCTCCTGCTTATTATTTCATTGA GCGTAAGTATAGACTTATTGGTTTTATTTGTGGGGATTTCGTGGATATGTTGCGGGATAAAGAGAAGACAatacacaaaactcaaagaaaaGTACTTCAAAGAGAATGGTGGCTTATTGTTACTACAACAACTTGCTAGTCATGGAGGCACTGTGGAGACAACAAAAATCTTTTCCACAGAAGAACTTGAGAAGGGAACAAACAATTACCACGAAAGTAGAATCCTTGGAGAAGGAGGCTATGGAACAGTTTACAAAGGAATACTACCAGATGACAAAGTGGTGGCCATAAAGAAGTCAAAAGGTGGTGCCCCAACCCAAAGTGATCAGTTTGTTAACGAGGTGATTGTTCTTTCTCAAATAAACCACAGAAATGTGGTGAAGCTACTAGGTTGTTGTTTAGAGACAGAAGTGCCTTTACTAGTATATGAGTTCATCACCCATGGAACTCTCTATGAGCATATTCATAAAAAAAGATCATCACTGTCATTTGAATTACGAATGAAGATAGCAGTTGAAACGGCAGAAGCACTAGCATACTTACACTCCTCAACTTCAAATCCAATCATACATCGAGATGTGAAAGCAGAAAATATACTCTTAGATGATGCTTATACAGCAAAAGTATCAGACTTTGGAGCTTCAAGATTGATTCCATCAGGTCAAACTGAAATACAGACTTTAGTGCTAGGGACATTTGGTTACTTGGACCCTGAATATCTGCAATCGAACCAACTAACAGAAAAGAGTGACGTCTACAGCTTTGGTGTTGTCCTAGTGGAGCTACTAACAAGCAAAATGGCACTTTCTAAGGACAGTTGCTTAACAAGcatctttctttcttccatGGATGAAGATTGCTTGAATCAAATTCTTGATGATGACATTGTGAACGAGGGAAACATTGAGACAGTAAAGAATGTGGCCAGTCTTGCAAAAAGATGCTTGAGGGTAAAAGGGGAGGAAAGGCCTACCATGAAAGAAGTAGCAATGGAGCTAGAGGGAATGAGGATTACAGCAAAGCACCCATGGGGAACTAATGTTGGTTTCTGTCCAGAGGAAAATGAGTACTTGCTTGGGTCACTTGATTCAGATGCTTATGTTTTGGATGTTAGAGGAGGTGGTGGTAGTTCTAGTGGTTTAACTACTGGTACAGGGTATGACAGCATGCAAATACAAATGCTAATGCCTTATGGTGATGGACGATAG
- the LOC112203143 gene encoding uncharacterized protein C4.03c isoform X1 — translation MGGRGFGVAIEALLNYLGSEYGSTFALGRVFTFLSGPPDYGAGQLDTRRYDKQYASRGEDADRALLPEQTPFYKDLAAVAIQAGVCVDIFAVTNEYTNLASLKFLRVESGGSLYFIQILMIQHFHRTCE, via the exons ATGGGTGGGCGAGGTTTTGGCGTGGCAATTGAAGCCCTTTTAAACTACCTTGGATCTGAATATGGAAGCACATTTGCACTAG GTAGAGTCTTTACCTTTTTGTCTGGTCCTCCTGACTATGGAGCTGGGCAACTAGATACAAGACGGTACGATAAACAATATGCTAGTAGAGGAGAGGATGCGGACCGTGCATTGCTTCCTGAGCAGACACCTTTCTATAAAGATTTG GCTGCTGTCGCTATTCAAGCAGGTGTTTGCGTAGACATCTTTGCTGTTACAAATGAGTATACAAATTTGGCGTCTCTGAAGTTTCTTAGAGTAGAAAGTGGAGGCTCATTGTACTTTATTCAAATACTGATGATTCAACACTTCCACAGGACATGTGAGTAG
- the LOC112203143 gene encoding uncharacterized protein LOC112203143 isoform X2, which translates to MGGRGFGVAIEALLNYLGSEYGSTFALGRVFTFLSGPPDYGAGQLDTRRYDKQYASRGEDADRALLPEQTPFYKDLVFA; encoded by the exons ATGGGTGGGCGAGGTTTTGGCGTGGCAATTGAAGCCCTTTTAAACTACCTTGGATCTGAATATGGAAGCACATTTGCACTAG GTAGAGTCTTTACCTTTTTGTCTGGTCCTCCTGACTATGGAGCTGGGCAACTAGATACAAGACGGTACGATAAACAATATGCTAGTAGAGGAGAGGATGCGGACCGTGCATTGCTTCCTGAGCAGACACCTTTCTATAAAGATTTG GTGTTTGCGTAG
- the LOC112203145 gene encoding wall-associated receptor kinase 2 has product MVAVLVLLAFAASAEEVAAAEAVLRQAKPGCTDRCGNLTIPYPFGIGHDCYMEEAFSRFRADEERYMTGCMSICDNLDSVEQSCSGVGCCLTDIPRGLENYTVRLDSYYNHTYILDFNPCSYAFIVEEGKFTFSPNTSFNDLSNTEELPMILNWEIGEGPCDEAQKKDDYACKANSKCVNRTISDELSGYICHCQPGYQGNPYLPDGCQDIDECKVSNPCTNGRCANSPGSYSCLCDKGYRSNGTNDQSCIKEIPKNQPETTLLLIVSLSITGGFLVLFVGISWICSGIKKRKFMKLKEKYFKENGGLLLLQKLANHGGSVETTKIFTTEELEKATNNYHESRVLGEGGYGTVYKGVLLDNKVVAIKKSKGGTSIQSEQFVNEVVVLSQINHRNVVKLLGCCLETAVPLLVYEFVTHGTLYEHIHRKRSLLSFELRMKIAVETAGALAYLHSSISTPIIHRDVKAANILLDDNYTAKVSDFGASRLVPSGQTEIQTLVLGTYGYLDPEYLQSNQLTEKSDVYSFGVVLVELLTSKVAFSNDRCLASIFVSSMDEDCLKQILDGAIVNEGNIETAENVASIAKRCLRVKGEERPTMKEVAMELEGMTIMAKHPWGKNAMFCPEENEYLLGSPSDSNVMDVRGGDRDSSGLTTGMVVILVSFLAMPYQISECKHTVNENGSKCILDSATASVSVNPVSLFFFDEANLKVEFQFKNLIGKKIYSSNWNRTIGLLFLLSNLQDFIGVRLGFMAQFGSDDCSISLGWGYLADC; this is encoded by the exons ATGGTAGCAGTGCTGGTTCTCTTAGCATTTGCGGCCTCGGCCGAAGAAGTAGCAGCAGCTGAAGCCGTCCTGCGTCAAGCCAAGCCTGGCTGCACTGACCGCTGTGGCAACCTCACCATTCCATATCCATTTGGCATAGGGCATGATTGTTACATGGAAGAAGCCTTTTCT AGGTTCCGTGCAGACGAAGAGAGGTACATGACCGGATGCATGTCCATATGTGACAACCTTGACAGCGTTGAACAGTCTTGCTCCGGGGTTGGGTGTTGCCTAACTGACATCCCTAGAGGACTTGAGAACTACACTGTCAGACTGGATAGCTACTATAATCATACATACATACTGGACTTCAATCCATGCAGCTATGCTTTCATTGTGGAAGAAGGCAAGTTTACCTTTTCCCCGAATACAAGTTTTAACGACCTCTCCAACACTGAAGAGCTTCCCATGATTCTTAATTGGGAAATTGGGGAAGGGCCATGTGATGAAGCTCAAAAGAAAGATGATTATGCATGCAAGGCAAATAGTAAGTGTGTCAATCGGACCATCAGCGATGAGCTATCTGGTTATATTTGTCACTGCCAGCCGGGTTATCAAGGGAACCCTTACCTCCCTGATGGTTGCCAAG ATATTGATGAGTGCAAGGTTTCAAACCCATGCACCAATGGAAGGTGTGCAAATTCACCTGGAAGTTACTCTTGTTTGTGTGACAAAGGGTACAGAAGCAATGGAACAAATGATCAAAGTTGTATTAAGGAGATTCCTAAAAATCAACCAGAGACCACGCTCCTGCTTATTGTATCATTGA GTATAACTGGCGGATTCTTGGTTCTATTTGTTGGAATTTCATGGATATGTAGcggaataaagaaaagaaaattcatgaAACTCAAAGAAAAGTACTTTAAAGAGAATGGTGGCTTATTGTTACTACAGAAACTCGCTAATCATGGAGGCTCGGTGGAGACAACAAAAATATTCACCACAGAAGAACTAGAGAAGGCAACAAACAATTACCATGAGAGTAGAGTCCTTGGAGAAGGAGGCTACGGAACAGTTTATAAAGGGGTACTACTTGACAACAAAGTGGTTGCAATAAAGAAGTCCAAAGGTGGTACCTCGATCCAGAGTGAACAGTTTGTTAATGAGGTGGTTGTTCTTTCCCAAATCAACCACAGAAATGTGGTGAAGCTACTAGGTTGTTGTTTAGAGACAGCAGTACCTTTACTAGTATATGAGTTTGTCACCCATGGCACTTTATATGAGCACATTCATAGAAAAAGATCACTACTGTCATTCGAATTACGAATGAAGATAGCTGTTGAAACAGCAGGAGCACTAGCATACTTACACTCATCTATATCCACGCCAATCATACATCGAGATGTGAAAGCAGCAAATATACTCCTAGATGATAATTATACAGCTAAAGTGTCGGACTTTGGAGCTTCACGGTTGGTTCCTTCAGGTCAAACTGAAATACAAACTTTAGTGCTCGGGACATATGGATACCTAGACCCAGAATATTTGCAGTCAAACCAACTAACAGAAAAAAGTGATGTCTACAGCTTTGGAGTTGTCCTAGTGGAGCTACTAACAAGCAAAGTGGCATTTTCTAATGACAGATGCCTAGCAAGCATCTTTGTTTCTTCCATGGATGAAGATTGCTTAAAACAAATTCTTGATGGTGCCATAGTGAACGAGGGAAACATTGAGACAGCAGAAAACGTGGCGAGTATCGCAAAAAGATGTTTGAGGGTAAAAGGGGAGGAAAGGCCTACCATGAAAGAAGTTGCCATGGAGTTAGAGGGAATGACAATTATGGCAAAGCATCCATGGGGAAAGAATGCCATGTTTTGTCCAGAGGAGAATGAGTACTTGCTTGGGTCACCTTCAGACAGTAATGTTATGGACGTTAGAGGAGGTGATCGCGATTCTAGTGGTTTAACTACTG GGATGGTTGTAATCCTTGTTTCATTTCTAGCAATGCCTTATCAAATAAGTGAATGTAAGCATACTGTTAATGAGAAC GGAAGCAAGTGCATACTGGACTCGGCCACAGCTTCAGTTTCAGTCAACCCTgtgtctctctttttctttgatgAAGCAAATTTGAAGGTTGAATTTCAATTCAaaaacttgattgggaagaagaTCTA CTCCTCGAACTGGAACAGAACAATTGGGCTACTCTTCCTATTGAGTAATCTCCAAG attttattggAGTTAGGTTGGGGTTTATGGCTCAATTTGGTTCTGATGATTGCTCGATTTCGTTAGGTTGGGGATACTTGGCTGATTGTTAG